From the genome of Candidatus Dormiibacterota bacterium, one region includes:
- the metK gene encoding methionine adenosyltransferase, whose product MGDYRRLFTSESVTEGHPDKVADAISDAVLDALLREDPMSRVAVETFAITGQIHIAGEVTTKTYIDIPRIVRDTIREIGYTKSAVGFDAETCGVSVSIDEQSPDIAMGVDKSMEAKGGKDDEFEQTGAGDQGMMFGYACRETPELMPLPIVLAHNLTRHLTAMRKNGDIPYLRPDGKSQVTVEYDGDTPVRVDAVVISTQHDPDIPLDVIRNEVTEKIIKHVIPAALLDKNTRIFVNPTGRFVIGGPKGDAGLTGRKIIADTYGGMARHGGGAFSGKDPTKVDRSAAYAARWVAKNVVASGLADRCEVQVAYAIGVAEPVSVLVETFGTSKIPEEQIAAAVKSVFDLRPAAIIHYLNLRRPIYKQVSAYGHFGRSDLDLPWERLDKVDALRKATGFTGEALRVPNFAN is encoded by the coding sequence GTGGGCGATTACCGCCGGCTCTTTACATCCGAATCGGTAACCGAAGGGCACCCGGACAAAGTCGCGGATGCCATTTCGGATGCCGTGCTCGACGCATTACTGCGCGAAGACCCGATGTCGCGCGTGGCGGTCGAGACGTTCGCGATCACCGGCCAGATTCACATCGCCGGTGAAGTGACGACCAAGACGTACATCGACATCCCGCGCATCGTGCGCGATACCATTCGCGAGATCGGCTACACGAAGTCCGCCGTCGGCTTCGACGCGGAAACGTGCGGCGTGAGCGTTTCGATCGACGAACAGTCGCCCGACATCGCAATGGGCGTCGATAAATCGATGGAGGCCAAGGGCGGCAAGGACGACGAGTTCGAGCAGACCGGCGCGGGCGACCAGGGTATGATGTTCGGCTACGCGTGTCGCGAGACGCCCGAACTGATGCCGCTCCCGATCGTGCTGGCGCACAATCTCACCCGCCATCTCACCGCGATGCGCAAGAACGGCGACATTCCGTACTTGCGTCCCGACGGAAAATCGCAAGTAACCGTGGAGTACGACGGCGATACGCCGGTGCGTGTCGACGCGGTCGTCATCTCGACCCAGCACGACCCGGATATTCCGCTCGATGTGATTCGCAACGAAGTCACCGAGAAGATCATCAAGCACGTGATTCCGGCCGCGCTGCTGGATAAGAACACGCGCATCTTCGTGAATCCGACCGGACGCTTCGTCATCGGCGGGCCCAAGGGCGACGCCGGTTTGACCGGGCGCAAGATCATCGCCGATACGTACGGCGGGATGGCGCGCCACGGCGGCGGCGCGTTCTCGGGCAAGGATCCGACCAAGGTGGATCGTTCGGCTGCGTATGCGGCACGCTGGGTCGCAAAGAACGTGGTCGCGTCCGGCCTTGCCGACCGGTGCGAAGTGCAGGTGGCGTATGCCATCGGCGTCGCGGAACCGGTAAGCGTATTGGTCGAGACCTTTGGAACCTCGAAGATTCCCGAAGAACAGATTGCGGCGGCGGTAAAGAGCGTATTCGATCTGCGTCCCGCGGCGATCATTCACTACCTCAACCTGCGTCGCCCGATTTATAAGCAAGTCTCGGCGTACGGACACTTCGGCCGTTCGGACCTGGATCTGCCGTGGGAGCGCTTGGACAAAGTCGACGCGCTTCGCAAGGCTACCGGTTTCACCGGCGAGGCGCTGCGCGTCCCGAACTTCGCCAACTAG